A stretch of the Flavobacterium aquiphilum genome encodes the following:
- a CDS encoding HAD family hydrolase: MSNTNSISNLKVIAFDADDTLWVNETYFDETEKKFCGLMEDYLSHQGISKELFKIEIDNLKLYGYGIKGYILSMIEAAIKISNNTIPIEVIEKIIQYGKELLEKPIVLLDGVEETLQALHRKYKLVVATKGDLLDQRRKLHNSGLGHYFHHIEVMSDKQEVDYSDLIKRLEIKPEEFFMIGNSLKSDVLPVLTIGGHAVHIPFHTTWAHEKIDHKVEHKNFKTFEKITEVLTILET; the protein is encoded by the coding sequence ATGTCAAATACAAACTCTATATCGAACTTAAAAGTCATTGCCTTCGACGCTGACGACACCTTATGGGTCAACGAAACCTATTTTGATGAAACCGAGAAAAAATTCTGTGGTTTGATGGAAGATTATTTGTCGCATCAAGGGATTTCAAAAGAACTATTCAAAATCGAAATCGATAATCTCAAATTATACGGTTACGGAATCAAAGGCTATATTCTTTCGATGATAGAAGCGGCGATAAAAATTTCGAACAACACCATTCCAATCGAAGTCATCGAAAAAATAATTCAATACGGAAAAGAACTGCTCGAAAAACCGATTGTTTTATTGGACGGAGTTGAGGAAACTTTACAAGCTTTACACAGAAAATACAAATTGGTCGTTGCCACCAAAGGCGACTTGCTGGATCAACGCCGAAAGTTGCACAATTCGGGCTTAGGGCATTATTTTCACCATATTGAAGTGATGTCGGACAAACAAGAAGTCGATTATTCGGATCTGATCAAACGCTTGGAAATTAAACCCGAGGAATTCTTCATGATCGGCAATTCCCTAAAATCAGATGTATTGCCTGTTTTAACAATTGGCGGACATGCCGTTCATATTCCTTTTCACACTACTTGGGCACATGAAAAAATCGATCATAAAGTGGAACACAAAAATTTTAAGACATTTGAAAAAATAACAGAAGTCTTGACAATATTGGAAACCTGA